The genomic stretch ATCATGGTCAAGGAGAAGGAAGATTTGACCTCCAAACAAAAAAGCATGGCGCCTAAAACCCATGCTTTTAGCCTAAAGGCATCCCTCAATGATGCCTTTTGTTCCAAGAAAAAATTGGATGCATTAAGATGAGTTGGTTGACACCTCTAACTTGTACTTTGAGAGGATGAAAGATCAAGTAGCCTTTATTCATCTTGGGTTGGACCTTAGTCATATGTATCTATTTTAAGTGGTATGTGATAGTCAACTGTTGGAAGAAGAGGTGTCGCCTCCTACAGGATCTAGACTAAATCTTAATGTGGGGCCCAGATTGAGCTTAACAACGATAAGGATTGGGAGGAGAAGGCTCTATGGGATAAATTTGCTCACCATGAGGGTGCTTTAGAGGAACGACAGGCTCTAGAGGAAAGCTGATGAGCTTTGGGGTTTAATTATTTCTACCTTTTGTGGCTTTTGTATTATTTCCCCCCAATGGTCTTTATGTAAATATGCCCTAAGAGGTTTTCTATGTGATGATGAACTGCGCCCTTGAGGGCCTCTTTTATATTTTCATACCTTGGGGATTTAATCAAATGGTGGACCAGGACCATATTATTCTTCAACTTAATGCTCTATATGTAACACTTATAGACACATCGTAGATAAGACGACGTCAAACTCGTTAAAAATAGACCGCCCTATAATCATGTTATACAAGGAATGTGTATCTATAACCAAATATCTTACCTTGATCAGTCTGACGTTCTCCTCAGATTTAAACATGGTCTTCATGGTAGTATAACATTTCACCTACACTTGATCTCTTGAGAATCATAACAATGAGCCTTGGAAGTCTTTGAGACCATATAGGTTTAAATGGAGTATTTCAAAAGTATCCCAATAAATGATGTCTAAGTAATTCCTTGATCAATTAACGTTCTCTTAATCTCCAAGTCATCACACATTATGGTTATGACCATGAAGTCGTTGTCATATGGGCGGATGTCTGTAGCGTCCCTATTAGAAAATATCAGATTTTAGAGATCCCTTGCCACCATAGTCAGGGTTTGTGGGCGACCCCTAAATTGTAAGAATTTGGCGTGCATACCTCCTATGGGCAGAAGTTGTATTTCTACCCCTAGAGAATCCTCTTACTATGGTATTAAGGGTGTGATCCAAATTTATATCCTCACCCTCTTTTCCTGTTTCCTTGCCCTTTTTTGGTTTGGGACTGCCTAAGGCATCCTGCCCTTCTTAGGTTTGGGACTGCCAAAGGCATTCAGTCCTATTGGGAGTTTGATCTGCTTGGTGTTTGGGTGGCATCGCCTCCGACATACTTCTTTAAGTGACCTTATTGGATGAGGTGCTATATCTCATACTTAAGTTGACGATAATCTTCAGTGTGGTTCCCCTTGACCTTGTCAAACTTGCACCACTTATTAGGCTCAGGCCCCATAATGTTTGACTTAGAGGCAAACATCATTGGAATTTCGTGCATATGAAGGACCTCACGCCATATTTGCTTGCGACGAGTTTTCAAAAGTGTGAAGCTTTTGGAAAATTTTATACTTCGTTTGAACGTCACGCTATCACTGACAGGCAAGGTAATGATTCTTACGCGACTGATGTGAGTTATCAGGGTTACCCGTAATTAGCTCTTTGACATCTTTATCGTTCTTTTCAGTGTTTCTTTCATCACCCCTTTATATAGCACTATACATGTGTCACCACCTCCGCCAAGGAATTTGCCGACCTTCAAGCAAGGGATTCATTAAGATGCCCTGCCCCCATCCTATTTTGGAACACTCCCACACACATTTCCTGGTTAGGATGGAAGAACTTGATAGTCGCCTCATTTAAGAAAAGGAGATATTCTCTCAACGATTCATAAGGGCCCTGTCAAATGTTGAAAAGACTAGTGCTCGACATCTTTCTGTGCATGCTCGTTGTAAATTGATGGACCAATTTCTTCACTAGGTCTTGGTAGCTAGAGATTGAAAGTCGTGACAAGCCTATGTACCACCTTAATGTTGCATCTCTGGAAGTTCTAGACATAAGTTTGCAGTTAAAAGAATTAATAGCTCTAATAATTGGCATATGTGTGTTGATGGAGGTGACATGTTCATATGGGTCACTACGCCCATCAAACTTGGCCAATGAGAGCGGATTGAAGTTCTCTGGCCTTAACACTCCTCATATCTAATCAAAGAGAGGttgaagggggggggggggggggggggggggggttaagATTCCAGTTTCCTTGGGGGGGCCAACCTTCTGCTGGCGTATTTGGGAGTGTTAAAGACGTTATCCTTCAGGGTTTGATTGTAGTGATGCAAGTCGTCCATGGCTACACGCATTTCTATCATTGGCATCCTCATCGCAATCAGACTCACTGTTGCCCGAAGTTGTTACCCTCTTCTTCACCGTGTTGGATAAAGGAGTTGGAGGCGAGGATATCAATCTAGCTGAATGATGTGATTGTGGCCCGACTAAGTTTTACAATGGGTCCCATAATGCACGTCAATTGTACTTACTAAAAGTACAATAGTAAGAACCCTTTGTGATGTAAGGTTGTTAGAGGTTTTTAGGGTTGTGGTGTTTGAGCAAGCTCATACATGAATTGTAAGAAGATCGGTATACTTGTGTTTTATGAGTGAATTGAATGCCTCTTATCAATCTTAAAATTCATGTACTTATATGAATCTCTTTGGTCTGGATCTTAGGCCCCAAAGAAGCAATAACAACACTTTCCACTTTTAGGAGCGTGAAAAATAGATAGTTACTCCGTCTATTTCTCTAGAGAACGTGTCCTCCCATTCTTGACTTCCTTTTTAGTTTCCTTCGTTCCTCAAACAGCAGAATAAAATATTCCAATCAAAAAGTGACCATTACAAATATTAAAGTATGTTCTAATAAACAATTGACTAGGAAGCTGACAAAGATGATATATTGCATTAGTTGTCCTTAGAGAACCTCTACCATGCCTTTTTTAAGACTATCCATAAACCCTcataaaatataaatttaaatataatattaaacaaataataaatttttaaattaataaacaATTTAAAAAAGTGTATGCATAATTTTTTCCTGATAAttgaaataataataatagttattACACAGCAGTTCACCACAGATGTAAGAAAGGTTACAATACGAGTATGAGCAGCAAACATCAATTGAAGATCTGAAACCCCATCCCATTCCCACCGATCCCAATTCTCAATTCAGCAAGCTCACTCTCCAGCATAACCATGACTCTCAATCTTCGCCAGAAACAAACAGGTAACTAACTCTCCATTCTTCTTCCCCtaattccattttcttcatttttcgCAATTCCATTAACGATCCATTTTCGTTCATTGATTCAGAATGCATCGCACGAATGCTGAACCTAAACCAACCGATAAACGCCACCGGAACGGCGAACGAAGAAGCATACAAGATTCTGATCTACGACAGATTCTGCCAAAACATTCTCTCTCCGTTAATTCACGTCAAAGATCTACGAAAACACGGCGTTACTCTCTATTTCCTCATCGATAAAGATCGCAAACCCGTTCACGACGTTCCCGCCGTTTACTTCGTTCAACCGATTCAATCCAATGTTCAGAGAATCATCGCCGATGCTTCTCGATCTCTCTACCAGACTTTTCATCTCAATTTCTCGACCTCGATTCCTCGTCCTCTTCTCGAAGATCTCGCTTCGGGAACCCTAAGTTCTGATTCGATTCAGCGAATTTCTAAGGTTCATGATCAGTATCTTGAGTTTGTTACTCTGGAGGATAACCTGTTTTCGTTGGCGCAGAAATCTTGTTTCCTTCAGCTTAATGATCCTTCTGCTGGTGACCGTGAAATTGAGGATATTGTTGAGAAGGTTGTTTCTGGTTTGTTTTGTGTTTTGGCGACTCTTGGTGTTGTGCCGGTTATTCGGTGTCCTCGTGGTGGTGCGGCTGAGATGGTTGCGACTGCGTTGGATCAGCGGATCCGTGATCATTTGTTGGCGAAGAATAATTTGTTTACTGAGGGAGGGAATTTTGTTAGCTCTTTTCAGCGTCCTGTTTTGTGTATCTTTGACAGGAATTTTGAGCTTCCGGTGGCGATTCAGCATGATTTTCGGTATCGGCCGTTGGTTCATGATGTTTTGGGGTTGAAGTTGAATAGGTTGAGTGTTCAAGGTGAGAAAGGTGGGATGCGGTCTTATGAATTGGATAGTGCTGATCCGTTTTGGGTTGCCAATGGGGGGCTCGAATTCCCTGAGGTTGCAGTGGAGATTGAGACTCAGCTGAATAAGTATAAGAATGATGTCGATGAGGTGAATAAAAGGACCGGAGGAAATCACGGTGCTGAGTTTGATGGGACGGATTTGATTGGTAACACGAAGCATTTGATGAGTGCTGTGAACTCTTTGCCCGAGCTTACTGAGAGGAAGCAGGTGATTGATAAGCATACTAACATTGCTACTGTGTTGTTGGGTGAGATCAAAGAGAGGTCTCTTGATTCTTATGCTAAGAAGGAGAATGACATGATGGTTAGAGGGGGCATTGAGCGGAGTGAACTTCTCACTGTGCTCAGAGGGAAGGGAACCAAGATGGATAAGCTTCGATTTGCAATCATGTATCTTATTTCATCGGAAACCATTAATCCGACTGAAGTGGAAGCTGTGGAAACGGTGCTGAGAGAGTCTGAGGTCGATACTGCTGCTTTTCAGTATGTGAAAAAGATTAAGTCTCTGAATGTTTCAATGGCATCCGCAAATTCTGCTAGTAGAAGTAATATTGTTGACTGGGCTGAGAAACTGTATGGACAGTCAATAAGTGCAGTGACTGCCGGTGTCAAAAATCTCTTATCTAGTGACAGGCAGCTTGCATTGGCGAGGACTGTTGAAGCCTTGATTGAAGGGAGACCAAATCCTGAAACAGATATATACCTGGCATTCGATCCTCGCGCTCCTAAGTCCGGTTCTGGAACAAGTGGAAGCCATTTGAAAGGGCCATTTAAGGAAGCAATTGTGTTCATGATTGGTGGTGGTAATTATGTTGAATATTGTAGTCTGCAAGAGCTAGCACAAAATCAGCAACCTCCCAAGCATATTATATATGGAACAACCGAACTTTTAACTGGAGTGGACTTTGTAGAGCAGCTTACATTGCTGGGGAAGAAGATGGGTTTGGGTAATGTTGGTCCTACCCCAGCTCAGTAGTTAAGATGTGAATGTATCTGCAATTCAGCTTGTCAAACTATTCTTTAGTATACAGAAGAACACTCTCAGACATTGTGAGGTAAAACATGAAAAGTCAATATGCCTTTGATATTCATTGTCTAAAAATGTTGAAGGATTTTGTGTTTTACAGGGCCTTCTTGATTATAAAGCAAGGCAATTGCTTCTTTGTAGTTTTTTGTAGAATATATTCAATTATGCTTTATCTTCATTGTAGTGAAAAGTTTTTTATTAACAAGTACAACATGCCTTTGATACTTTGTTTTCACTCTGCAAGTGAGATGTTATCGTTGGAAATTATAATGTATTAATTCGAGCAAGCGTCTAATTGGACACAGTTTGTTGTTCTTCTCGCCATTCTTGTAGCTTCCTGTTTAGATTGATCTGTTTAGTGTTTAAGCATCTTGTTTAGATTGATCTGTTTGGAAGATTTGTGAGTATTACAGCCTAAACCATTTGTATCCAATCATTTGTATTCAAATTAGTGTCATGGCATCCGGGATAGTTGTTTCCTGCAACTATTATTCATGATTTCAAATTGCTCCACAACCACCTGCATTGCTCAAAATTGCATTAGTAATTATGATGCATTAACTTAACTTATGTTGTTAATACTACCAGATGGCGGCGTGTAACATAGACCCTCTAAAATGCTAGCCGCCATTGTAAAAACTAAAAATTAGTGATCAAGTAAACATAAATAATCAAGAATAGAAAAATATGCAAAATTATAAGAGAGTtatatttaataattaaataatatttaaatagAGAAAAACATATGTGAACTGAACTAAAAGTAGAAAGAAGAACAAAACAATTATTTGTGACCAAGGTTATAACAAAATGAAGAATAAAACATTACTTTGAAAATGATTCGAATTGATATTTATACCTTTAAACAAAGCCTGTTTTAAAAGATAAGGATTTGAAATAGAGGTTTAGGGCTGCAATTTGTCTGCAGTTAGCGTCTGCAACAACAGCAATTGCTGATGGCGGCCAAAAGTATCGTGCCAAACCCTACCATTTCTATGCTATTCTGCTATAGCAGTGCTATTGACTATAGAATATAACCTATATATGTCTATATATGTGCTGCACGCTAGAAATGACTTGCAAAGACATGCTTAAAAGAAGAAAGTAACCTGCATTCAACCTTATATTTCAATTTTTTGTTGTCCCACCACATTGCACTTTAAATCAGGTATGGATCCTCTCCATTAAATCTTCACTGGATTTCTCTCCAGTTTTAATCATCACCATTGAACTTTATCTATCCCTTCCTTTACTCTGCGCTCTCTATTTTTTATGTATAGTTCAGATTTCACTGGAGGGTGATGTCACTGCAGACAATCCCCTCCCCTCTAAGTCAAATCACAGTTATGCTTTATGGAGGTTTCATGCATAATTGTAGTCTCTGTAAAATTGAGTTAGTTGCTAGACATTTTTTCTGAAAATAGAGTTGGtttgaaataataaaaattgtCAATGACATAACAGCCACCTTTTCACATAATTATGATCTGTTTCTGTCTCTATTTCAAACAAAAACTCCTGCCCTTTGGATAAACCTTACAGCAGACCTGTTAGTTTTATTTTCAGTAACAAAATATCTCCAATCTCATGAAACTTCACTGATAAAAGGCTGGTAGTTTTGATTTGTATAGATGCAAACACTTTTACAAGCTACATATTTTCCTAAAATTATGACAGCTTGCATAATCAAATACTTTTTAACATGTTGCACCTTTTTTCTCTATATGCATTTAATGTTTCTTAACTGCAATATTAGTTTATTCACACGCATGGCTATAAATGATACTGTGTAATATTTTCCTGGCACAAAAAGTGTATACAATTCCATGGCGTGTTAATTATACTTTTTATACAGATTCAAGCAGCTTATACTCTGTATAGTTCTTTATCCATAGTTAATTTTTGTATAGGCTTGAATAGCATGTAATATGCAGACACTAAACTTTCTGAAGCCAGGAAAAATTCAAGGCAGACTAGAAGTTTTTCATGCTTAAATTACATTAAGACTGAAAGCTAGCTCTGGCAGTTGTGTTGTTTGAAGACAATATATGACTCAAGTGATGATTGTAATGCTCTTGTGTTAGATTAGTGTTGGGTGTAAGTGTGAGTGGTTAAAGTTCCACATTGTCTAAGAATGAGTGGAATGTTGGATTTATAAGAGAGATGACCAATTTACCTAACACTTTAAGGTTTTGGATTGAGATGTGGTGTCTCCCTCTCTTGTCCTTCTGGAGCATTAGTCCGGTTGGTGCTCCCGATTCTCCCGAACTCTActacagtggtatcagagttGTGATTCGGCTTTGTGGGGAGCGGGAGTTGGATCCGGTGTTGGATCCTATTATAGGATGTTGAAGACTTATACTTGTGGAGGAGAATGTTGGATGGAATCTAAGATTTATAAGAGAGATAATCTATTTACCCAACACCTTAAAGTTTTTAAGATATCGTGTCTTCCTCTCTTGGTAAGAGGAGATTTTGATAAGAGGAAGGGGATGTGAGGGAAGAAATTGTTTGGATCAAAATATCAGCCGAAATTTAAATTATATGTTTGGTTCACAAGATGTATTTTAAAACTAATTTActtataattttattattatatttagaatttaattgaaatacatctccaatataaaagaattttacaccgtcagttaatcttccatctataaaataatgcaaatgaatgatgatgatgaattgacggtataaatttttttacactgaTAATGCATATTAATTAATCTCTTATATTATCGTTTATAATTCGACCACAAATTCATTACTGAAATATAAATATCCAATCAGAGAATATcttaaaatattttataaaagcATTATGataataatatataatttaaaaggtttttttaccgagataatccagtttttcgaaaaaattctcaaaatacCCCAGTTTTTAACAAAATTctcaatctaccccacttttaggaggaggcgccaattgaattggcgactcctcttaaaaattgcaaggaggcgccaattggattgacgcctatgtgtaagttttaagaggaggcgccaactcaattaGCGAATCCCTTAAAAAAGtctcaaatggaaaaacctccaacatgaaagttgtagatcttttcaagacaatgaatttcgacataaattttgcatcatttggattttttatgagaaagttatgggtagttgaagttggacttctgagtttttcaactgttatctgacctataatgttttgtattatcccatgcgtttcttttagaattatgaaattttgtccaacataacaattgaagtagacatatcaaattttgcaattcacttggtcccacctcaaaataatcaaaaatgagtgagttaggtccctgcgaacttgacccaaaattagggtttctgtcaaaatgacctataatgttttgaaatgaatgatgagcttccaagtaacaaatggatttttgatgaacatgaaagttgttcatatgacgactcttcttaaaacttgaatggaggcgccaattggattggctagggcaggtgccctagccaatccaattggcgcctatgtgtaggttttaagaggaggcgccaactcaattggcgactccctcataaaatgccttttttgtcttataaatagatgcgttgtgtgaccaattgtttcacaactcatataatcatttggctatcatgtttggtgttcgtcgccgatacggtaaggtgatttatgcgagagacaaacctcaattgctgatgctgttttggaacatcaccacgttagatcaactgaagagggagctggttcgatggttagacaggaaaataccagaaggggaaaaatcagaagtattgagagacttgacagtatctttggttgggtgcgaatgaagactgataaggatgctagggaaatgatgttcggtcgagacgacattaatttgattgttgtaatcagttagaattatttatgtttttcagatgttttgtactgatgtttgttatgaaactcgttgtaacaagaacttaatgatatataatgattgattgttacagaaatacaatgttacaaaaagcttaagatctagatgatgctccttgattgggacagttgtttttgttgtgtcctggttgacgacaaatactacataatcttatcattttatctgtggaatccatctctgttctggtacgtgtgctgtttggccttcctttcttctttctacgcatctcttcattgtgccaaacaatatctccttcatatggaggccagtaatcctccattggtagtactgaaaagctttgactatatacattcatgatggtgttggccttgtacacatcagataaatgggtgtaagcgtcttgacgagtataagcgcatgctgcaatgacatgggagcaaggtatgcggaaggcctgaaattttccacaatcgcaccaacttctgtgtagtctaacagcgtaggctaaatttggtctcccctcgttgttgcccattgtttcctggacgctgaaattttgtctatgacggtcaaagactgttacagcgtgtgtcgtagctttgatgctctcctctttcatgaccttcatgcaacactcactgaatacttgtccagacattaacactgcactccatctttcacctctggttgcgaacatagaagccaacctataataggttgatcttaccaaggcggttatcggcagatttcgaattcctttgaaaaccccgttcatgcattccacaatgtttgttgtcatgtggccccatcgacaaccaccgtcaaatgctcttgtccactgctctactggtatgttatttatccatctccccgcgtcttcattagacagtctaatttcatcacgataatattgaaatgacggttgagttaaagcatacccaacattcaccaccttcttgcgaagattcttatcttttatagcacgcatgaagttttgtgcaatgtgtctgatacagtagacatgtgtagaaggaggatcatgccatccgttgtcatggttgttgtaggcactcttaatggcagcatgtctatcagaaatcaaacatagattggcttgtggagcgacatgcgttctgagatgtcgaagaaagaaaccccatccaccagcc from Lathyrus oleraceus cultivar Zhongwan6 chromosome 7, CAAS_Psat_ZW6_1.0, whole genome shotgun sequence encodes the following:
- the LOC127106940 gene encoding SEC1 family transport protein SLY1, whose amino-acid sequence is MTLNLRQKQTECIARMLNLNQPINATGTANEEAYKILIYDRFCQNILSPLIHVKDLRKHGVTLYFLIDKDRKPVHDVPAVYFVQPIQSNVQRIIADASRSLYQTFHLNFSTSIPRPLLEDLASGTLSSDSIQRISKVHDQYLEFVTLEDNLFSLAQKSCFLQLNDPSAGDREIEDIVEKVVSGLFCVLATLGVVPVIRCPRGGAAEMVATALDQRIRDHLLAKNNLFTEGGNFVSSFQRPVLCIFDRNFELPVAIQHDFRYRPLVHDVLGLKLNRLSVQGEKGGMRSYELDSADPFWVANGGLEFPEVAVEIETQLNKYKNDVDEVNKRTGGNHGAEFDGTDLIGNTKHLMSAVNSLPELTERKQVIDKHTNIATVLLGEIKERSLDSYAKKENDMMVRGGIERSELLTVLRGKGTKMDKLRFAIMYLISSETINPTEVEAVETVLRESEVDTAAFQYVKKIKSLNVSMASANSASRSNIVDWAEKLYGQSISAVTAGVKNLLSSDRQLALARTVEALIEGRPNPETDIYLAFDPRAPKSGSGTSGSHLKGPFKEAIVFMIGGGNYVEYCSLQELAQNQQPPKHIIYGTTELLTGVDFVEQLTLLGKKMGLGNVGPTPAQ